The following are from one region of the Alicyclobacillus fastidiosus genome:
- a CDS encoding MBL fold metallo-hydrolase, which translates to MTQALHYETVSEHVVRFELPTPTLPPLESTNTYVVYHGAQAIVIDCGSSDHALIEQVASWMRERGISDVIAYVATHYHIDHTQGIPLLSAHFPAPIYVHPMDHTGAAKAMQCTTDVLQCPPDSLVVGDVSIEISHTPGHTHGHLHLWMERDRLMFVGDHMSGQGTVWIGPPDGHMEDYYAALTQIEQSDANFVLPGHGPTISSPQAASRELRLHRLAREQEILSLLEEAPKTTDQLVDLIYGDRGLGAALWVAKHTVQAHLARLIDLGQVERHCAAPDFQMRYARHTPQEGSHL; encoded by the coding sequence ATGACGCAAGCACTGCACTACGAGACAGTCAGTGAACACGTGGTTCGGTTTGAATTGCCAACACCGACATTACCACCGCTCGAATCGACGAATACATATGTGGTCTACCACGGGGCACAGGCCATCGTCATCGACTGTGGAAGTAGCGACCACGCTCTTATCGAACAAGTCGCGAGCTGGATGCGAGAGCGGGGTATTAGCGACGTGATCGCCTATGTGGCAACCCACTATCACATCGATCACACGCAGGGCATCCCCCTTCTCTCTGCACACTTTCCGGCCCCCATTTACGTCCACCCAATGGATCACACGGGTGCCGCCAAAGCGATGCAGTGTACGACAGACGTGCTGCAATGTCCGCCGGACAGCCTCGTCGTCGGAGACGTGAGCATCGAAATCAGTCACACCCCTGGTCACACGCACGGACACCTCCATCTCTGGATGGAGCGAGATCGACTGATGTTCGTCGGGGATCACATGTCGGGACAGGGTACTGTCTGGATTGGCCCGCCCGATGGCCATATGGAAGACTACTACGCCGCCCTTACGCAAATTGAACAAAGCGACGCGAACTTCGTCTTGCCCGGCCACGGACCGACTATTTCTTCGCCACAAGCGGCGAGCCGCGAGCTGCGCTTGCACCGGCTCGCAAGAGAGCAGGAGATCCTTTCATTATTGGAAGAAGCTCCAAAGACGACCGACCAACTCGTCGATCTGATCTATGGGGATCGCGGTCTCGGGGCCGCCTTATGGGTGGCGAAACATACCGTCCAGGCGCACTTGGCACGGCTCATCGACCTCGGTCAAGTCGAACGCCACTGCGCCGCCCCGGACTTTCAGATGCGCTACGCAAGACATACACCGCAGGAGGGTTCACACCTTTGA
- a CDS encoding cob(I)yrinic acid a,c-diamide adenosyltransferase, translating into MRIYTRGGDKGETSLIYGRRIAKDDLRVETYGVVDEANAVIGVVVATLTDAGALDLCSILTRVQRDLFDVGRDLATPEEKRADQYVTKADVELLERLIDDLDARVPPLARFVLPGGSPAAAHLHHARTVVRRAERRVVSLAKEGVSLPIVQQYLNRLSDLLFVLARTVNHRLQHDEPGVDFQAPKPEVILDDKTF; encoded by the coding sequence GTGCGAATCTATACGCGGGGCGGAGACAAAGGGGAGACGAGTCTCATTTACGGCCGCCGGATAGCGAAGGACGACCTTCGGGTGGAGACATATGGTGTGGTGGACGAAGCAAACGCAGTGATCGGCGTCGTTGTGGCGACCTTGACCGATGCGGGGGCGCTCGACCTATGTTCGATACTGACGCGCGTACAGCGGGATCTGTTTGACGTGGGACGGGACCTTGCGACGCCGGAGGAGAAGCGCGCTGATCAGTACGTGACGAAGGCCGACGTGGAGCTGCTCGAGCGGCTGATCGACGACCTCGACGCGCGGGTGCCGCCACTTGCGCGATTCGTCCTGCCCGGTGGTTCGCCTGCGGCCGCACACCTGCACCATGCGAGGACGGTTGTGCGCCGAGCGGAGCGCCGGGTGGTCAGTCTCGCTAAGGAAGGCGTGTCGCTGCCGATTGTGCAACAGTACTTGAACCGGCTGTCAGATCTCTTGTTCGTACTTGCGCGCACCGTCAATCATCGCTTGCAACACGACGAGCCTGGCGTCGATTTCCAGGCACCGAAACCGGAGGTAATCCTAGATGACAAGACGTTTTAA
- a CDS encoding HAD-IIA family hydrolase, with amino-acid sequence MTRRFKLALLDLDGTLWRDGHVIEGAPEFVERLRHDGVQPVFFTNNSSRTPSEVVGALLRCGIAAESNEVCTSAQAAAHALTERIPAGSTVTFVGKTGLEEALTDAGFAAKRARGSELTEAWVKEAKAAVVGMDPAVTYLDLAVVTRVAHRLGWFVLTNSDARYPTEDGFLPGNGSLGALVETASGVKPLVTGKPDRRFVEFALERYGATASETVIVGDNPYTDVLAGAAAGVYTIHVRSGVSFPEDENAPVADETVESVEKIFRQ; translated from the coding sequence ATGACAAGACGTTTTAAATTAGCCCTACTCGATCTCGATGGAACCCTCTGGCGCGACGGACACGTCATCGAGGGCGCACCTGAGTTCGTAGAACGCCTTCGCCATGACGGTGTCCAGCCAGTATTCTTTACCAATAACTCGTCGCGGACGCCGAGCGAAGTAGTAGGCGCCCTCCTCAGGTGCGGCATCGCCGCAGAGAGCAACGAGGTTTGCACGTCGGCGCAGGCTGCGGCACACGCGCTGACAGAGCGCATTCCCGCAGGATCGACGGTGACCTTTGTCGGCAAGACTGGCCTCGAAGAGGCCTTGACGGATGCGGGATTCGCCGCCAAGCGCGCACGCGGGAGCGAGCTCACGGAAGCGTGGGTAAAGGAGGCGAAGGCCGCTGTAGTCGGCATGGACCCGGCTGTCACGTATCTCGATCTCGCCGTCGTCACGCGCGTCGCCCATCGCCTCGGCTGGTTTGTGTTGACCAATTCGGATGCGCGTTACCCGACGGAAGACGGGTTCTTGCCGGGCAACGGGTCGCTTGGGGCCTTAGTGGAGACCGCTTCTGGCGTGAAGCCTTTGGTGACGGGCAAACCGGATCGCCGATTCGTCGAGTTCGCCCTCGAACGATATGGAGCGACGGCGAGCGAGACGGTGATCGTAGGGGACAACCCGTACACGGACGTCCTTGCGGGGGCAGCGGCTGGCGTCTACACGATTCATGTACGAAGTGGCGTATCGTTCCCAGAGGACGAGAACGCACCGGTCGCAGATGAAACGGTGGAATCTGTCGAAAAGATCTTTCGACAATAG
- the nrdR gene encoding transcriptional regulator NrdR, with product MKCPYCDAENTRVVESRPGDDGTTIRRRRECVNEACGRRFTTYERLEQRPLMVVKKDMEREEFAREKIYRGLMRACEKRPISVERIEAVCSEIERALRMEYEREVPSSAIGERVMDALKRLDGVAYVRFASVYREFRDVETLAQEVLSLLGEKR from the coding sequence ATGAAGTGTCCATATTGCGACGCGGAGAATACGCGCGTCGTCGAGTCACGTCCAGGCGATGATGGGACAACCATTCGCCGCCGACGCGAGTGCGTCAACGAGGCATGTGGGCGGCGATTTACTACATATGAACGGCTTGAACAGCGCCCGCTCATGGTCGTGAAAAAGGACATGGAGCGGGAGGAGTTCGCCCGTGAGAAGATCTATCGCGGGCTCATGAGGGCATGCGAAAAGCGCCCTATCTCGGTGGAGCGAATCGAAGCGGTGTGTAGTGAGATTGAACGAGCGCTGCGCATGGAGTATGAACGGGAAGTTCCCTCTTCGGCCATCGGCGAGCGCGTCATGGACGCGCTCAAGCGGTTGGACGGAGTGGCTTATGTGCGGTTTGCGAGTGTGTATCGCGAGTTTCGCGACGTTGAGACGTTGGCTCAAGAGGTATTGTCACTCCTCGGGGAAAAGCGGTAA
- a CDS encoding adenosylcobalamin-dependent ribonucleoside-diphosphate reductase gives MASVTGDHMLQFTAEDMLNATGEKIVADRYLQKDVQKRTLEMGSLVVAVLDKKRAYHELARVVAVDKEHDQVTVELRDGAQEVLPTQQVDVLLETSPRQMWQRVAAGAAEVTNDPERWREAFYDLQSHWRYVPGGRINASMGTGMQTTSYNCFVIPSVGPNLRDYAESFGQTLEIQARSGGVGMNLSRIPPQGTLIPVSEAARPLNLCLVLDIWHADIYDFLEAEYRHSTKVVRLSGAFLRAVEEDAQWSFVFPDTSVEGYDELWNGRIEDWLEAGRPVVKSEPVSAKDLYEKILESDVKVMPELVGAVLYPGDQRSTIASTLGDMWELMQEDKRVSVVLSSLRPRYSYVRGVNGRSSGAYSWGQLYDKGNQVFGDGFGPVGVGEIMSVGCQLTLQGGSRRGALMLILNDRHADILRFIRAKQVDGVITGANISVGISERFMEAKEADEAWNIGFVSPNETGEFDGNFDTWLASGRDIQVAQTLSARELWDELCLSAWKSAEPGVVFLGRANRMSNSWYFNPLVATNPCGEQPLPANGICNLGAVVLARFANGFRDSGIKTEFEDAQKEAYIRSMLQAKFSDAEAEFLLHHIRWEELERITRSGIRFQDAVIDATYYPFEANRENQMSERRVGLGIMGLHDLLLYCGIRYGSEESVKLIDALIGMMAEWSYLESVNLAEENGPFPRFDADKFLQSGFMQQMAAERPHVVDAIRQHGVRNVTTMTIAPTGTTGTMVGCSTGCEPYYAWSYFRNSRLGMFEEHAAIVDEYLKAHGEDAPLPDYFVTAMELSPEDHVRVQGALQKWIDSSISKTCNAPNSYSVEDTKQLYDLAYSLGCKGITIYRDGSRSEQVLSLKADDENGEDAQASQATAEQLVDVAATVAAAPMAQGYVKRKRPDVLYGATYRKDTPLGRAFITINDDPEDHVATEIFVNIGKAGTDVYAANEALGRAITLYLRDSANPNKEAELVKHFSGIGGSSAVGFGSRRITSVPDAIAKSIIEHAETFPMRQAAYEQWASGQETATTEVADAPAERKTLRSYSVEKDLCPNCHQNSLVHTGGCYECEACGYSKC, from the coding sequence ATGGCAAGTGTCACGGGTGATCACATGCTTCAATTCACTGCAGAGGACATGTTGAACGCGACTGGGGAAAAGATCGTCGCGGATAGGTATCTGCAAAAGGACGTACAAAAGAGGACCCTCGAGATGGGCTCTCTCGTCGTCGCAGTCCTCGATAAAAAGCGCGCTTACCACGAATTGGCACGCGTGGTCGCTGTCGACAAAGAACACGACCAAGTGACTGTCGAACTGCGCGACGGGGCGCAAGAGGTGTTGCCGACGCAACAAGTCGACGTGTTGCTGGAGACGAGCCCGCGTCAAATGTGGCAGCGGGTTGCTGCGGGGGCCGCAGAGGTCACCAATGACCCAGAGCGCTGGCGGGAGGCGTTTTACGACCTTCAGAGCCACTGGCGCTACGTTCCGGGCGGTCGCATCAACGCGTCGATGGGCACTGGTATGCAGACGACCAGTTATAACTGTTTCGTGATTCCTAGTGTCGGGCCAAACCTGCGCGACTATGCGGAGTCGTTTGGGCAGACGCTGGAAATTCAGGCGCGCAGCGGTGGCGTAGGTATGAACTTGTCGCGAATTCCGCCACAGGGCACGCTCATCCCGGTGTCGGAGGCGGCTCGCCCTCTCAATTTGTGCCTTGTCCTCGACATCTGGCATGCGGATATCTACGACTTCCTCGAGGCTGAGTACCGCCATAGTACCAAGGTTGTTCGCCTGAGCGGCGCTTTTTTGCGCGCGGTCGAGGAAGACGCCCAGTGGTCGTTCGTCTTCCCTGACACCTCCGTCGAAGGGTACGACGAACTGTGGAATGGTCGAATTGAGGACTGGCTGGAAGCGGGTCGCCCGGTCGTCAAGTCGGAACCGGTCTCGGCCAAGGATCTCTACGAAAAGATCCTCGAGAGCGACGTCAAAGTGATGCCAGAGCTCGTCGGCGCTGTGCTCTACCCTGGCGACCAACGCAGTACCATCGCGTCCACGCTTGGCGACATGTGGGAATTGATGCAGGAGGACAAGCGCGTCAGTGTGGTCTTGTCTTCATTGCGCCCTCGCTACAGCTACGTTCGCGGCGTCAATGGCCGCAGTTCCGGTGCGTACTCCTGGGGTCAGTTGTACGACAAGGGCAACCAGGTGTTCGGAGACGGCTTTGGTCCGGTCGGCGTCGGCGAAATCATGAGCGTGGGCTGCCAACTGACGTTGCAAGGTGGGTCTCGTCGGGGGGCGCTGATGCTCATCCTGAACGATCGGCACGCGGACATTCTGCGATTCATTCGCGCCAAGCAGGTGGACGGCGTCATCACGGGCGCTAACATCAGCGTGGGCATTTCGGAGCGCTTCATGGAAGCTAAAGAGGCCGATGAAGCGTGGAATATCGGTTTCGTTTCACCCAACGAGACTGGCGAGTTCGACGGCAACTTCGACACGTGGTTGGCGAGCGGCCGTGACATCCAAGTGGCGCAGACGCTCTCTGCTCGCGAATTGTGGGACGAACTGTGCTTGTCGGCATGGAAATCGGCGGAACCGGGGGTCGTCTTCCTAGGTCGCGCCAACCGCATGAGCAACTCGTGGTATTTCAATCCGCTAGTCGCCACCAATCCATGTGGGGAGCAGCCGCTACCGGCCAACGGGATCTGTAACTTGGGCGCTGTCGTGTTGGCTCGCTTCGCCAACGGTTTTCGCGACAGTGGCATCAAGACGGAGTTCGAGGACGCACAGAAGGAAGCGTACATCCGCTCCATGTTGCAGGCCAAGTTCTCGGATGCGGAAGCTGAGTTCTTGTTGCACCACATTCGCTGGGAGGAACTCGAACGCATCACGCGCAGCGGCATTCGCTTCCAGGATGCGGTCATCGACGCGACGTATTACCCGTTTGAGGCAAACCGCGAGAATCAGATGTCGGAGCGCCGCGTGGGCCTCGGCATCATGGGCCTGCACGATCTGTTGCTCTACTGTGGCATCCGCTACGGCTCGGAAGAATCAGTCAAGCTCATCGACGCCCTCATCGGCATGATGGCCGAGTGGTCGTATCTCGAATCGGTCAATCTCGCGGAGGAAAACGGTCCGTTCCCGCGGTTTGATGCAGATAAGTTTCTTCAGTCCGGCTTCATGCAACAGATGGCGGCGGAACGCCCGCACGTCGTCGATGCGATTCGCCAGCACGGCGTTCGCAACGTGACAACGATGACCATCGCACCGACTGGCACGACGGGTACGATGGTAGGGTGCTCGACGGGTTGTGAGCCATATTACGCATGGTCTTACTTCCGAAACTCTCGCCTCGGCATGTTTGAGGAGCACGCGGCAATTGTCGACGAGTATCTCAAGGCACACGGCGAGGATGCCCCACTGCCGGACTATTTCGTGACGGCAATGGAATTGAGCCCAGAAGATCACGTTCGTGTCCAAGGCGCGTTGCAAAAGTGGATCGACAGCTCGATTTCGAAGACCTGTAATGCACCGAATTCGTACAGCGTGGAAGACACAAAGCAGCTTTACGATCTCGCCTATTCACTCGGCTGCAAAGGGATTACGATCTACCGCGACGGCTCTCGTTCGGAACAAGTCCTGTCGCTGAAAGCTGATGACGAGAACGGGGAGGACGCACAAGCGTCGCAAGCGACCGCGGAGCAACTGGTGGATGTGGCCGCGACGGTGGCGGCTGCCCCGATGGCACAAGGATATGTGAAGCGGAAGCGTCCAGATGTGCTCTATGGTGCGACATACCGCAAAGATACCCCGCTTGGCCGCGCGTTTATCACCATCAACGATGACCCTGAGGATCACGTCGCCACGGAGATCTTCGTCAACATCGGGAAGGCGGGCACGGATGTATATGCAGCGAACGAGGCACTGGGCCGCGCCATCACGCTGTACCTGCGCGATTCGGCCAACCCGAACAAGGAAGCTGAATTGGTGAAACACTTCTCCGGTATTGGCGGATCGAGTGCGGTTGGGTTTGGCAGCCGTCGCATTACGTCTGTGCCGGACGCTATTGCGAAGTCGATCATCGAACACGCGGAAACCTTCCCGATGCGTCAGGCTGCGTACGAACAGTGGGCAAGCGGCCAGGAGACCGCTACGACGGAAGTCGCGGATGCACCGGCTGAGCGCAAGACACTGCGCTCCTACTCGGTAGAGAAGGATTTGTGCCCGAATTGCCACCAAAACAGCCTGGTCCACACGGGCGGTTGCTACGAATGTGAGGCATGCGGCTACAGTAAGTGTTAA